TGAGCCAAAACAGATCACTTCAAAGCAGCTTATTTAACGCTTGCTAAATTTTTCATCACAGTCGCTTAATATCCTGGGGAAGGAGAGCTTTTGAAGTTGCTGTGAGACCGGGGATGTTCTTCTTACAATTCTTTTTCCCCTCCCTCTGCTGTACTAAAATCCCCAAACCTaaacacataacacacaccCAGTTCACGCTATCTGTgcctacatgcacacacagagttGTGCGAATGCTACAGATGCACCTCATGCACAGAAACAGCACGcttacacacccacacacaaacacgcttATTCATTTAGggccagtgattttttttcagcgtAGCTAGAGCAAAGAGGGAGTTTAATCCCACTAGGGATactcagaaatattttattagGGGTCAGCTCTCCTGTAGATCAGCTGCAGACCCACATGACACTTAATATAataacacagcaacaaaaagttcttcatcagcagcaacatttatCCCTTTTTGAGCTGAATGTTCAGGACAAACTGACTCTGGACACTCAATGATTCTGACATCAGCACAGGTACAGTCACTGTGAGCTTAATGAGAATTCTTATTTCAAAACACCTTGAACAGTTTGATTTCAAATTTTCAGTAgagctgcaaaaataaatcaattggAATAATCAGTaacaattaatttaataaaataataattttggccattttctctGGGTTTAGCTTCTTAAAGACGATGTCTTGCTATTTGTCTTAAATGATAGTAATgcaaaaatctttgtttttcggATAGATATTTGAAAAAAGCTAAGAATCGAAGACATCACTTGGACTGGTAAATTATGAAGGgtgtttctttttacattttctgaaatgttattaacaaaataattaCCTGACAAATCAGGAAAAACAACCAACAGAATAATTGATAATAAAAACGACTAAGTTGCAGGCCTAATTTTTCTATCACCAATGTAATAAGTAACAAGGCACTTTGCTTGTGACTGCTTTTTCATATCTATTTATTATCTAAACTGTGGTttgtgagggggaaaaaattactcaaaatagttcaattttaaagaaaaaataaataagattgaaaaatgactaTAGTGCAGCTTTTATGGTGAGGAAACATTTCAATTTATTCCAATACACCTAGTCTCAAATCACAATACACtcctgggtcaatatataattgtgggactttttgtatcatagttgacaggtttttgttgttttcaggcctaaaatcaacatggtcacctacaaccaaacaccacatggcacttttgcagaaagattcttctaaatattatatatacaactgagtaaaattgaaatttaaacttatttataaagatactgtagtaaacctgttgacacttgactcacacactactttatattaaataactcagaaagccttggagtctggccagtcttttcttcaggaggaaatgacatcatgtggagcaggtcatgtgatctggaattaacacacttccttcagaggtgtttttgtaatggagaacttagttgaaagggacttctcagacacagatacaatttgttattttccatataaaattagatatattgccaaaaaagaaacatctgtcatgattatctgaacttaataaaaagaacacaatcaaaacattttttgaataagctcattttattattgtttagctaattagaaggtggttgttattaaattgggacggttatttagttgacattgtagtgatatccagtcattttttgttaataagtgattgtttccaaaatatataattatgcaatttgtaaagacatgatcataatgaagtacttttaataaaaatgtatgcaagatatattccatggacttcaaaagtccctcaattttATATTGACCCTCCTATGCTACTGGATATTATATCAgtatatttcctgttttatcatGTGATCAAAGGgattataataaataatgctGCCGTGTGTTTGGGTGGATTTAAAGGGTGAAGTGACTGAAGGAGATGAGGAGTGAGCACAGGGTGTCACTGTAGGGAGAGAGCACAAAGACCGGGGAAATACCAGCCAAGAGACAGGCAGGGGTAATGGCCGTGGCAGGGATGAGCGGAAGGTGGGAGGGGGGTTGGGATTATAGACGGGGGAGAGTCGGGGTGAGAGCGAGCAAACAGCAGCGCCACGGGCAACAGCAGCGGCTGGCAGTGACTGGTATACCAGTCAACCATgcagcacacactcacacaggctCTCCCACCCTTACTGCAGGTCCAGATCTGCCCCTGTGGCCTGTTTGGTGGCAGAGGCTGTGGCACTGGCCCCTGAGCTGGGCCCTCTTGCCACAGAGGAGAGCCCATGCCGTGCAGTGTGCCAGGCCCTGCTGATCTGGGCGAGGTGAGTCAGAACCTGTTAACATGACTGGTGTCCCCAGTCTGACACACTGGCTTGTCTGACATGCACATGTGCACATTAATGTTATACAAACGtgggctctctctctctctctctctctctctctctctgccctcCCAACCCTGCCAGCACTCCCTTTCCTCTCATCCAGATAAAATCCTTTCAGACACAAATTTCAATTATTCACCTCATCCAAATAATGCCATGTGACAAGAATTATCCCTACTGTAATAATCCACTTAACTGGGAAAGAGCAGCTCATCAaaaggagaaaggagaaaagGGGCTGGAAgtgagggtggtggtggtgggactTGTCAACCAGTCTCGAATCAGGACCCTCATAACAAGAATTTCTTCCCTTTTTGAGGAGGCAGTCTTGAAGCGCATTGGGATGATGAAATTGAAGTAAATTGAAAGAAAGCCTGGGAGAATGCTCCCACAATCAATAACCCCAGGATTAAATTAGCCTTGGCATGAAGGGATGATGGGGGGAAGATGAAGAGTGAATGGTGGTGAATGACATTGAGACATGTAGGCTGAACAATACAGCACTTCTCTAACCTGGATGCTCTGCCCATACAAGGACAGTGAATGTACTTGGGATGTATTCCATCCCACTTAGCAAGAACACAACATTCCTGGTTATAGTCATTACTTGGGCCAAGCATGTCTTATAAACACTTTCCTTTACACATTATTGAAAAGAAACAACTCATGTTTATACTTGTTAAATGTTACCTTTTCCTAGTATCAACAACTTGACctgcttatttattttgtataaaaGGCAGACGGAATGAGAAACCACATCTTTCTAAGATACACTTTTTGAAACATTCTTCTTTGGGGACAAAAACATTATTCATGCCAATTATTGACTCACCAATTCACAATCTTCCAGGACCAAATTGCGGGTCCTGACACAGACTGACAAACACAGAGCTAAACAAAGGACAACAAAGATGTGTAGTCAAAGTTTTTGGCTATAAATGATTAAAGCAACTGTGGAACCGTTGCCGCTGTTAAAATAGACCTTTCTCAATCCTTTTTGCTCTGCAAAGACAAGGAACATAAAGTACACTCTCATTATGGCTTGGGGACATCAGTGTGATGCTAAAGTGACTGTCTGCTAATTGGAAGCCTTTAACACTGGCTCTCCCTGGGGAATGTGTAATATCATCCGATTAGCCTAATAAAAGTCTTTAAGTTACTAGACcttaaggagaaaaaaaaactatctcaGTGCTCCTCAACTATGCATCATCAGTTGCCAAGACTTTCATTCTTTCCAAATAGTGCGGCCGCTGATTTCACTGGTAAATTCACCTATTTGAGTGTTAAACAAACTAGCAAACTCTGGAATATTAGTGTTTGGCACATGTATCGGtatataaaaatgcatttgaagcatttttaataactttgttttttctgaatatGACTTGAGCCTACATGTGAGAGTATCTCTGTCTCATTTGTACTACATCAAATAGGCATGTTTAGAAATCTTTTGTGATTCTAATTCATATTGCATCATCAATCAACTAATTCCTATTAAATACTGAATCCTTACCAATGCTTCTCTTGGGCGAGCTGCTCCATTGTCTCCAGGTGGAAGGCCGGACTGAGAAGATAAAAAAGACTTGTATTAGAGCGCCATCTACTGGAGAACAAAGATACTGTTGGTTGaaagcagggatgtcaaactcacattcagcccaatttcatctcaagcgggccggaccagtaaaatcacagcataataaactataaataacCACTACTCCAaacttttcctttgttttagtgcaaaaaaacacattctgaaaatgttcacatttacggaattatctttctacaaaatattatgaacaacctgaaatttcttaagaaaaatacgttaaatttcaacaacattcaacctcattttctcatttacacattacaacttccagatcatagagtgtctacaaaggtacaaaacatttagtcacagctatctggaactgaatgatatagaatttcacttttaaaaagacaaaaaaaacaacaaaaacaagacaaaatattttaaaaatgagacacaaaatgacaaaagaacaacgagCTATCTaggttttttttactttatgatcaaaacacaagacacaaacatgaacaccctaaaaatatatttaagtcTCAATTCTCCATCGACTCAGTCtatcaagaaaataaaagacagtaTCATCTCTATTACTTGACTGTCATCAATAATTCCTTGATTGCGTTGAATGTACTGGGAATCTAGTTGTGAAAATGGAAGAATACATGAACACCAACCATTTGAATTACATTTGTCTAGCCTATTCGTACATATTCTAGATAATTGCATGTGGCTGGTGGAGTGGCTGTTTGCAAATGTTGGCATGCATGACAAGATTTTAGTCCCCTCCTTAATTTTCTCCCTGGCTTCTGGGTTTAGACAACAGGAGCTCTGAATGGAAATGCTGTGGTTCCCAGCTTCACTCTGGTAGCAAATGTAcctgagtttttttttgcattaaccTTCGtgtgacccgttttaaagtttgaaaatgtggaaaaatatatatattttcacagtgaaacttctgatgtccacattttcaacatttttgggaaatctgtgaacattttttggtggaaaaaaagaaatgttacaaatgtttctttaagaacattcacaaaaaatcaaccaaaatccagcgaaatttgctggcttttggttgatttttttgtgaatattcttaaagaaaatattagaagttttactgatatatatgtaatcactttagatacttttaggatttttttggaagatttttattcattttttgaaaatatttacaagaattttcttgccaaaattgggagatctttttttaaatgaaacttttaagggaaacttttaaggaagtactggaattttcttcctgaaggttttgcgaattttcagaaatctgtggaatttttttgaattttgggattttttttcagacaaggaaacaatatttttggtgcctgtaaatgaggacaacaggagggttaatagcaCAATAAAAGTAGCAGCAAAGTGTAAAGCTTTCACCAGTGACCTGTATAAGCCACCACTTTGTattccatttgttttattggAAAGATCACTGCTTGCCAGCGACTTAAACCAACTCTGAGTTAGCTAAGAACAGAGCACAAACCAGCAGGCTTGTTTGTCTAAGTGACCTTTCCCTTTCACATATCATTAACTGCACATAATCACACAGAGACAAGGCTGCATGGTCAGACAGAAGGGCGTAGCTACATTTGGTTATTGGAATTAGCAAGCAGGCAAAGCAATACAGCCACAGTGTTTTTGGCAACGTATGTAAACTTCAAGAACGTCCCTTCTGTTCACTTGTCAACACATGCATGTGAAAGAGGCAACTTTGGAAACGCAATCtagctagcatgctaactagCAAGCATGCTAGTCAATGCTAGCTGAGCTTTTATCAAGGTAACAATCGCGAATGTTGGCAGTTAAAAGCCACGGAATGTAAACACACTAGACGAGTTTACAGCTGTATCCTGGCATTAAGAGATAGATGTTTTAGGCGCATAATGAGACCTGTGTTGGTGGATCAGCTTGGTCGGTGGATGCCATCTTCCCATCCGTTGTTTGCTAAAGAGGCTGCTCGACCGAACCGTGCTCGATTGCTTTTCCTGAAACTCGAATTTTGTCTGAAGTGGGTTTTCCACACTTTTACTGAGAttatcagtgttttcatttaattttgtgactgacacaacaaataaaatttaaacttCAATGTGTAAAGTAACCTAAGATAAAGGTAGTAAAAACCGTCCCTGcggagggtccagtccggccctcaaagtaACTTAATTGTtgattgtacatttgtaaaactataaatttaaatatttatttgttgttttgtttatcgtttttataattttgtgttttctttttgtctcgcttgtgttttttgtctcatttttgtcactttgcgtTTTGCCTTATtccttgttttgtgtattgtttgtgccattttgtgtttattgtctCCTTGtgttggtttctttttttgttgttttgctttttcatttgtgtcatttgtgtaatttcttgtctcgtttttgtcatttgtccatttttttatcgctttgtagctttttttgtctaattttttgtctcattgttttgtttcgtgttgtttgactcatttgttgttgctttgtgccttgtttttgtaatattttgtcctatttggttgagtttttgtctgacttttgtctttttgatcataaattaaaatactatgttgttcagttccagatgactaaatgttttgtgcctttatagatactctgtgatctgtaagttgtaatgtgtaaatgataaaatgaggcataatgttgctgaaattgaatttatttctctttaaaaatattcaggttgttcaaaatgttttataaaaagataattccttaagtgtgaacatttaaagaatgtgcttttttttgcacaaaaacaaaggaaaaatttggagttttggttatttataggttattacgctgtgattttactggtccggcccatttgagatgaaattgggctgaatgtggaacctgaactaaagtgagtttgacacccctgttgtaAATAGTTCTTAGTCACAGTGTACTTAGTTAAAGAATGTCTCTACGTTCAGATATATTACATCCTTTCAATGAGCTGAAAATCTGTCATACTTTGACATCTGCACACCTTGATCAATGTAATCAGTTATATTGCAGCCTCGCCTCTTACTGAGGCAAAGTGAAAGGAGCATGATTTTCTATTCTTCAACAAACCATATGTCATTGTCTTTTCTTCCTAAATAGTTGGATATTGACGTAATTTGTGAATCCTGTGTGAGAATGTAGACAACACACAtgaagggtcattccagaattggaggacattttacgtcccaccccatcaaatttcaaataattcatgtacaaaatactaaaacatgcagctgttgCGTAAATTTACTTCTcctgagaaaaaaatctaaaattagcATAGTaaggttagcaaacaacaaataaaacatggaaaagaaatggtaccattgatgtgtaagctgtgCCAaccaagcctttgatagtttattacttattattgatgaatatggagcagaaaattgtaaaagagaaggtttatttttcaaaaattttgaagcccaaaagTGGTCCAATTCTGGAATAACCCTTAAAGACACAGAGGATCTCTGAAAGAAATGATAACTGCTGCGATGTGTAAGTGAATTAAATAGCAAACCTTGTGTTTTCAGTAAATAAGGCTGCATTACTACTGAGAGAATTGTCACTCGTTCTGAACGTGGGGAataatgttttacttttaagCCACTAGAGGGAAGCAGACACAGTAGGATGTCTGCCTGTTCAACTGTCTCATTCAGAAACTTACAGTGATAatattctgttttcttatttagATAGTGACCTTTCAGACTCCTAGAGGGCCCCTTTAGGTTCCCAGAAATTCCTTtaggaaaaacaactaaatttaaaagaagCTCTGCATCTTGGAGGCTGTCTTTGAAGCAACGTGTAATCACACCAGTGTTCGTCTGCTGCTCTTCCTGATGCCCAAGACTGAAGATCAGAGGTCAGAAGTTCAGATAAAACAGAGCTGCACTTCTGATGGCCGGCACAAGCAGGTGCATCAGATCTCAGACAAGATGAcgaaaaaaactaaagatacagacattttttattagtttgtttttgtaagtTTGTGAGCAATATCTTTGTTAAAGTTGGCTTGCTAATATagctgatgtatttttttgagttgtttttttctaatacAGAAGGGACATTATCTCTGTCATTATTTCATTcgttattttttaaacttgtcaTATTAAAACATGTTGAGTAACCTCTGAGAAGCCTATCTGAATGTGTTTATAGATAGTATTTGGTAATATAACGATAACCACCAATcacaaaaataagtaaatataataaaatgcaataataataataaaattgcTGCTAAAACTCATTAACATCTTGTTCTGGTAAAAGTGTAAACTTTTAGGCCAgactttttcttattttatttttcccttttttttctcccggCATCTAGCGGCCATTTTTGGTATTTCTTCTCAGCTCGTCTTCCGCATTCACTTCCGCATTGGTTTCTCAGGGTAACTCATAAATTTATTCCTAACGGCTGGTTCCCGTGAAGAGTTTGCAATATTTCAACTTAATCTTTTAACTACTAGAAGGTCAAATTTAAATAGCCAGTGCAAATTACTCAACGTCTTCCTCTTTCGCCGTTTTCTAACATGTAGAACTACATTTCCCAGAGTCCCTAGCGCCACAACGGCAGTTCCGCGTTCGAAGAGACAGTCGAGACTTGCTTGTAGGCATTTGTCAGTGTTACGGTAAAAGACGAGGGGAAAGTAGGTTTTTCTATACGAAACCTAGAATGACAGATAGGAAACCGTGTAAGGTGTGTAATTTCACACGACAGAAATCATACGGGGTCGTAGTTCCATCCCTGGACGAGTTGAAACAAAAAGGTGAGTTGCCATGGTTTAACTTCTTAACGTGTGTAAAGAGAACTGAATAAATGTAGCCTAAGGCGCCAGTTAGATAGAAAAACTATGTATTATACTAGCCAGATCTCCAAATTTAATCTCATTTATCTGTCATCTTTACACATTTGTATAATAAGCCAAGAGGGGCTGCAAAAGgtgaaagtgaaataaaaatgtatgttgtACTGATAATGATCCTTAATACTGTTGTCATCCATGAGCATTGCAACCATGGTGATTGTGCTGCACGGCTTAAGCTTACCTATCTGTCATGATCACGGAGGAGTTTGTGTGTAGCTTCGTTTCCTTATCCATCGTGTTCAAACTTGCTGCAGCTTAACATGAAAAGTCAGTCCTCTCCTCCTGCTCATTCCTTAAATGCTAGTCAGCAGGCGTTGGCCAGATCAGTGCACCCTTCAGAGTCCATTACAGATGTTTGTACAGCTtgtaatattaatatatttgtaGAATACAGCTAAAACattgtgtctgtgtcttttCAAGCAACCCACATGCTGAAAATGCAGATGTAATAATTGATCATAAAGTATTTGAACTGTTAATGACACAATGCCTATCTTCCATTAGTTTTAACCCTATTGTAAAGATACAAATCAACACAGATGTGTTGTTTCTGCCAATAATCAGCATGTATATTCTTATTTGAGCAGATTTAGTCAGCACACACAtaacataaacacagaaaaatacaaattacacAAGCAAACCATAGACATGAACTTATcattgatgtaaaaaaaaatgcagaatttcagGAGGGAGTATAAGCTGTACAATCACTCAACAGCCCTACTGTCCTGTATAGTAAATGGAAACTGCACTGATGACAGAGCAGGTGGCAGCCCAGATGCATTGCAGTGATTGTCGTgtttagggctgcaacaacgaatcgataaaatcgataataatcgattattaaaagcgttggcaacgaatttcattctcgattcgttgtgtcgcgcgattcatgcgtcactcgccatgtcgcggagcgtctactccacctgcagagctttgtcaatgctggctgacggaaataaagtttgtttttttaaataactccacctgtagagcgagttgaacagagcgaggtggcggcaaagcgaaactaaattcagagtaatttcaacgaaacatgaccgacacggagaaaacagttagaccgaaatcctcaaaagtgtgggagcatttcacgcttcacaaaacaaaaaacatgcgtagcatgcaagctttacaaaagtgatatgatgtacgggagcaccacgatgacgatgcagcacctgaaacggaaacacgttggagtctccgatgaggatgaaggagctcaacagcaggtaagtcactacattatcctacgtttgttctgttttacagtgaggaaacgtaacgttagtctctctggtagctctcctgatgctagtgtttgttagctgattaatgacagtgataggacacgtgtgtgtgtgtgcgcgcgcgcgcgaacctttttatttcactttaatcagcttaagcagggtttgaatatgctttataaataaaggtAACTTGCCCACAAcggtgataataatttaaagattaagcctcaagttttCAATTCTCAATTTTCTGACgaagtctgagtgaagacactggtctgttttggagtgaggcaggatgaactgcatttagaccaAACAGGGGTTAAAGTAACTTATTACATCTACTCAATTTATgtaatgaagtatttttttatggtgcttgtcctatctgtctttctgtctgtgtgtgtgtgtgtgtgtgtgtgtgtgtgtgtgtgtgtgtgtgtgtgtgtgtgtgtgcgcgcgcgcgcgcgtgtgtgtgcatgcgtactttgtgttttgctctttggactacttacatgccttaacctaatactgcaaataaaacaagataattactgagttgttgtaaattgtgctataatacatactcaaactatactatctttctcatttcatcaacagcaaaaaatgacaggcttcatgatgagaaagacatcatgtccaccacagcaagcagctgttCTGACTCCTCAACATGATGGTCACTGACACGAGGCCTCTGTCGatggttgaagacgaaggcttcgctacaatgatcttatttgctctgtcagtccaaatcttctctttctgaataaagcggcggaaattaaaaatgtgttgtttttttattccgattcatcgattaattgaaaaaaattattggccgattaattgattattgaaataatcgttagttgcagccctagttgtGTTTAAACTGCAGAAGTATTTGCTTGAAGCACATGATGACTAGACGGTATGTGATATCTTTGCACGACTGATTGTTTTGCTATGACATAACACAATTCACATAAGGTGTATGAAGTAAGTAATATTCCTCTTCCGACAGGGTGTGAGTTTCTCGGGTACAGCCCTACTGATCCGGTAACAGTGGTCCTCGAGAACGATGGGACGATAGTAGAGGATCAAGCCTACTTCCTGTGTTTACCCTCAAACACAAAGTTCATGCTGTTGCATGAAAAAGAAACATGGTCTCCAGTTCGCAAGAGTAAGCAGCTGTACTTCTACCTGAGATTTGTCTGGACTGATTCCTATAATTTAAATCAGTGAAATGtgcatcttttgtgttttggtatTCATTTGCTTCTCATTATAGTGGATGGTGGCACAGCTTGGATGGCTAGGGAGTCGGTGCTGCTGGACACTGATGCTGTGGACGCCGTCAGTTCAGCAGCACCCTGGTGGGGCTTGGCTCAGCAGCTGAAGCAGGACATGGCGAGCGTCATTCTTATGTCTGAGGCAGATCTACAGGTACCAACTGTAACTACACCAATCCAATGAAATGAAGGCCACGCATCATACAGatgtcttttaaatatttagtgCCCCTCAAGGCAGCAGACactgtgaaaatgacaaatataaagAACATACGACAGATATTTCAAACATACATCGCtcagttgtttttaaagtttcctaTAAAGTGTCTCTAATTAGATGGATTCAAGCCATAAATCTATCAAGCTTGTTTCAGTCGATAGACTGGTCCAAATATGCTAGCTTGCAACATACATAAAACCGTCCatacaaaagcactcagacaaatattacaaacaaatatgaaacaaataaagGCTATAAGTCACAAATTGTGCACCTCTCAAACCAAACAGAATAGTTATTATGGGCTGTATGGTTTTCCCTCTGCAGCCATATTGCATCTGACCAGTAATACGACAGGTGTGACCTTTACCTAAACTGTGACCTGTCATGTGACCTGTTCTATTCGCCATCAAATAAACACTGTAATAAATAGTATGACATTTGTAACCAAACATTAATTTTAgagttgtacattttcaaagttgcctttttaaacatcttatttattgtattttagtcagttttaatgACTATATAAATTCAGACATTTAAGAAATTAGGccataatatatattaaaaaaaaattgtactagaaattttaaaaatagctgTCTTTTGTACAGTTACACCAACattatatccagattaccatcccCTCAACCAGGTTTTTCCCTGGCAAAACCAGCATCACAGTGATAGAAAttgaggggtttttttgttgtttgtttaaccTGATTTGTTAGTTAGTCTTTCATTTACTTGAACAtaaaatatatgtgtgtttatcAATAGAAATAACAAGAAGATCCTTAGATTTCTGTCATAGACTTTACTACCTTTCCTTTACTGTATGCAGACTGATCATGCTTATTGTCATGTATAGTGAACCCCACTCCAAAAGGCCTAATTTcagttaaaaagtaaaaataaaaaaagctaaCTGCACTTTCCTCATTTGTCACCATCAACTGTTTAGTCTTTGTCCTGTTAAAGGATAAGGATGTTAATGAACACCTTTCAAATCCCATGGAAAGACTGAAATCAGCAATAAATTGGTCCTACTGCCAGGAATACTTCGTTGTAGCCAAATTTTGATGTACCTGATTCCTTTTTGCCAATGACCTCCATTAGTGTGGAGAAATGATTAAAGCGTACATTGTGTCACCTGCTGTTCCAGACCTTGGTGGATGCCCCGTGTCCTGAGCTGGCCTCTGCTTTGGGCTTCCAAGAAAAGAAAGCTGAGGACCTCCAGGAGACACTGCAGAGGGTTTTGGAtcgaagagaggaggagaggcagtCCAAGGAGTTGCTTCAACTCTACCTCAAAGCTGCAGAGAAAGAGGATGGACATCAGGAAGAACCAAGCCAGTCTGACCAAAGAGGTACAGCTGTGTCATCATctggtgatttttattttcaacaaaGATCTGGGACATTTCGTTCTTGCTTTACACGATAAAGATCATTTATAAGTTATAGTG
The nucleotide sequence above comes from Amphiprion ocellaris isolate individual 3 ecotype Okinawa chromosome 8, ASM2253959v1, whole genome shotgun sequence. Encoded proteins:
- the dffa gene encoding DNA fragmentation factor subunit alpha, producing the protein MTDRKPCKVCNFTRQKSYGVVVPSLDELKQKGCEFLGYSPTDPVTVVLENDGTIVEDQAYFLCLPSNTKFMLLHEKETWSPVRKMDGGTAWMARESVLLDTDAVDAVSSAAPWWGLAQQLKQDMASVILMSEADLQTLVDAPCPELASALGFQEKKAEDLQETLQRVLDRREEERQSKELLQLYLKAAEKEDGHQEEPSQSDQRGAGDRDVPDGMEVDAASGFMSRTLMVLKGKTFPETRLSTEDLQMVVARGVEAMEQVLGWDTERTTALLQACKAELATRLQQIQAVQSVRNNTQPDGNQQSSEKSTEEGVETPAQGSE